The region TAAACATCAAGAAAACTTAAAAGTATCATGAATAATATGCACATTTCAATACCTCCAATGCCTCTAATTTGAATAATTCAAATCAGTAAaatgagatgttgaaatgttTACCCATATCATAGGTTGATCATAGGACATAGATGAGTTTGTTTGCTGAAGTGACTTGAAAATGAACaatgttttgattttgtttaGCTGATAAGTGCAAGTTGGACTTTAGCTGCGTTTGATACAACCTCATAACAAAACGAGACTTAGAAGTAACATGACATTTAGCTTAATTGGACTAGCTACATATTAGAACTTGTCTGAGCAGCATCAACATAAAAGTTTTGAGTTTCCTGATATTTGAAAGATGGCTGTACATAAACCTGCTGACTGCTTTATAGAAAAATGTATAACTCCTTGTCAGCTGATGTCCCTTGATTGGTTCTCTAATTTTTGTAAATCTATCTACtgataatatttcaaaattcattTATTGACATGTTTCTCTGACTTATGGCAGTGTTGCATTATTGAAGCTTGCGGAGATGGAATACTGTGGTACGACAAGGTATACATATATGCAAAAAAACTTCTGGAATTCCATAAATGCACATCACTTTCAGgcgaaaataataaatattttactaGGTGTTCCTAGAACTATCTGCTCACTGAATAATCCTATGTATTGATTGCAAAAGATCTGTtttttattatctatatctttTCATTCATCCTTATGAAGACAATTTGACTTGTACTTCCTGAGCAGTTATTTCATCAAATTACTGATTGAGAAGAAGTATGCATTGCCATATCGTGTCCTTGATGCTTTGGTTGCACATTTTATGAAATTCTATGATGAGTCCAGAGTAATGCCTGTTATCTGGCACCAATCACTTCTTGCATTTGCACAGAGGTTAGTTCCTCTTCTCGACATTTCCCCTGAAAATGACTTAGTTAATTTTTCCTTTTGATTGCATATAGTAAATCTTGCCAGTGTTGCTTGATTAAACAATTTGTGCAGGTACAAAAATGAATTAAGAAAGGGGGACAAAGATGATCTCAGTGCATTAGTTGAAAGGCAACGACATAAACTAGTACGATCATCAACTTACCTGTGACAAACTGAtctcttttttgttttaattcacGGAGTTTCTGATACGATCTGCATTTTTCTGTATCGTGCAGGTTACACCTGAAATACTGAGGGAATTAAATAATAGTCGTAACCgtggggagagagagagtgatcCCATGTCAATATATATCCTTCCCATCTCCTTCTTAGTATGAGttttatatttgtttgaaaCATGCATGCTAACTCTCTATTCTTGGTGCTCATAACCTCCATCCTTTCTCATGGCTTAGAATCATAGTTTTTCTATAACgaaatttgttaattttttaaaatgtggaTAGATATTCCCTTCAATTCTTTGAATATATCTGATTTGGAAACGACTATTCAACAgagaatagaaaaaaataaagcaaagtCATTATGTGGTTGGCCATTGTTAGGAAGATGTTTTCAATCTTTATGCTGTAGAGGAAGTTCATTAGACTAGTGAAATCCTCCCTTGGAGTGTCAGTCATAAAAACTTGTAAAACAGTACAGCTGGTTTTCCTAATGATATTTTGCTGCATATACAAGATTTGATAATTCTACGTAGTCGCTTTTGCAATTACGTGTTCCCTTAACTCTTTAGCACCAACCCCTCTGTCTGTAGTCAACAGAACAATTCAAGAAGACAGGTTTGATATTCCAGATGTACCAATGGAGGAGGATTAGGTATGCTGCAGCTATTCTTTCTTTTAGTTACGTTTAGTTTCATGTCTCAAGCTGTAATATTTTTCGGAAGTTTTGGAACAAACTGCAGAAGCTCCACCTTGTCAAGACATTGGTATCGGCACATGTTCATCTAGTGCGGTTTTCATTTTGACGAGTGAGTGTATACGCCAAAATGACTTTCATTTTTGCAATTTTGCATTCGGTTGAAGATCAGAGATGCAATTGTTAGGCTAGGTGCAAAACTGATAATTTTGTTTGAAGTAATGTCTTACCTTGTTTTAATGTCTTCTTTTGAAGATTTCTTTTGCTttggtttttctttttttcttaggGGAAATGTATGATTTGGTTATTGATATTAATTTGGGAAGGAGCAGTATATGTTTATATAAAAATGTACTCcctttttgtttttaataattgaattCCAATATTACTATTAAAAAGTCTTGGAAAATAGCAGGTAAGCTACTCGTGATTAATAAACAATCGATTAAAgctagttttaagaaattgaagCTGGTGACTTTTTGTAGAAAAGTAAATGGAGAATGTAAGTAGaaggtgaaatttatttttggttATTTTATAATGGATTGTGAGTGTTAAAAGTAAGTGGAATGTAATTCATATATCAAAAGTGGAAAAGGGAAACAATTCTTTAAATCGTGGATAATCCAaaatctaataaaataattctttaaatGGAGAATAGAAGGAGTAATATTATTTCTATTGAAAATAAGAGATGGTTAATGCGTATAACATTCGAACTGAAgaaaattttccaaaaaaaatctgAACATTTCAGTTAAGGGGTAAACAACTTGAAAATAACAGAATGTTTAATTTATACAGAAATTTGAAGTAAAGTGCAAATACAATGCTGCCGAAATATAAAAATCAGTATTTCTTCATTCATGAGTATATTATAAAAAGCAAAAGACTGAAATATGAGTAGGGATCTCAACAGATCAATCACAAAAGTATATCACCAAGAGAAGTCATTATCTCCTCCAACCAACCAATATGAGAGCAGTAGCTGCACATCCTCTAAGCATTGATTCATTATCCCGGTCCGCGAAGAGTTTGGAAGAGTTCCGGAAGATGCGCATTGGTAAGCTTGGTCCTCTTGCTGATCTcgtgcttcttcttcttcgtcttgGGCTTGGGAGGCATGCCATGAATCTCTGCAGCAGCCCTCCTCTTAGCGGTGTTAGTAGCAGGTTTCATCCCGTTCTTCTGAAGATCCCTCTCGATATCGAGCATGTCGCGAGGGAGTTCGATCCCCCGGAACAATTGCTTCAAATCATCATCCACCGTGATGGAAGCTCTAGGATCATTCGGGTATGCTATGTCCTCTTGTGAATCGAAGTTGGACAGCAACCAAATTTCGCCAGAACCTTTCAGAGCCTAGAAAATGCTAATGATCAGTAGGCCTTTGTTGAGTTTTCAACAAAGAGAGGAATATGCAGTTTAGAAGAGGAACACAGTGTGATGCATGAAAAATGCAACCCAAAGCAGCTCAAATCCCTAGCATGATTTGAAGTTCCTGTGATGAAGGTTACCTGTAGATCATCAATTACAGCTGTGTACGAATCTTTGAGATCTACAACAGCAATGCCCTCTGGACGCGTCCGAATCAATTGAAGAAGATCAGTCTTAGTTTGCAACTGATGTTTGGACTGCAAATGAATTATTTGAAAAAAGGTAAAGGTCAGGTGCGGAGAAAAAGGTGAGTTTTGACCAAAGGCAAACAATTATATGTGACCTCACCTTATAGACGAACCGCTCTCCATCATAATGCACTTTTGGATTGTTCCTTAAACTGTCAAACACGGCTTTATTCCCATTTACATCCACATAGCactctttatttatttgatcaGGAGTCAAGGCATCCCTCCTCTGAACATGAATTGTTAAGTTAGATGTACTAAACTACTTTTGACCAGCACCACTTTTAAACAGTAAATAAACTACAATGAAACTCTAAAACAAGCATAACTTTAGCAGGATAAGGTGGAAAGGCcaaaatatacaagtatatGGCATGATAATGGAAGGTATTAAAGGAATGGATAAACTGATAGGAAATAACTACAAAGTAGTTTGTTAAGAAAAACAACAAaggtgttagtgttcagagggATTCAGCTGAAGGAAGTTCTACAAATAGTCAAATGAGCAAAAGTTATGAATCTATTCTCAGTATTATCATCAGAGTCATGccagaaaataagaaagcaattTTAAGAATTGTGGACAAAACAGTTCAACCAAGATTCATATATAATAGAGTCAGCACAAAGCCACAAACATATCGCTACAATTCCTAGTTCCTAGAAGAGTTACTTAATGCCATACACAAGTGAACAAACATCTTATGATAGCACTAACCAAACAAAAGATATTGCAAATCATTCACGTATATGTTTTGAATCATAGGTCACATTTTTTATGGGAGAACATTTGTAGTTACAGAATGGAGCTCTAGGTATTGCTAGATAGTACATACTATTTATAGATTGCTAGCTTCTATAACAAAACAGAAATAGGACAGAACTAGGATGAAAGAGGTAGATACTCTCCTATCACATAAAAAATGTAGTAACTTATACTCAATCACTAGCAAGCAAATATGTAGTTGTGACTAATTGATGAGACATCGACAAAGGTGCA is a window of Salvia splendens isolate huo1 chromosome 3, SspV2, whole genome shotgun sequence DNA encoding:
- the LOC121796359 gene encoding uncharacterized protein LOC121796359, with the translated sequence MASSKYPKQPEKSQATLGNTAARAGNTKARSMPLSTPNLANTKSAAAPTKFSENTEHLQEINSIRKAPVGAQIKRVINLLFKRRDALTPDQINKECYVDVNGNKAVFDSLRNNPKVHYDGERFVYKSKHQLQTKTDLLQLIRTRPEGIAVVDLKDSYTAVIDDLQALKGSGEIWLLSNFDSQEDIAYPNDPRASITVDDDLKQLFRGIELPRDMLDIERDLQKNGMKPATNTAKRRAAAEIHGMPPKPKTKKKKHEISKRTKLTNAHLPELFQTLRGPG